The Lepeophtheirus salmonis chromosome 6, UVic_Lsal_1.4, whole genome shotgun sequence DNA window ttcaaagtcaattttttgcacctgaaaaaaaaaaaaaataataataacgaaagcacaattttcaccgatttcttattttgtccataacttttttgattttgaataaatttagaaaacgtcatTATTTGGATAGTTATTTTTGATACGCCAgtaacattttgatttttatctcaACTCAACCCCGTATCTaatctccttgagctccaaaaaacaacttttgggtatagaataagcccacCTTAAATGCCCTccctcccctcccccccaaaaaaaggtTCAAACCAAGTGCAAAAGAGGCACCCGTTCAAAATTTAAGCCTGCTAGGTCCAACGGTGTGGGCACACAAACAAGACACACGAACACAAAAACTCTATTGTATACTCATATATTATACAGATTTACagatatgtagaaaaaaaaaaaaaactatgtactTCAAAATGGCGTCCCTTTCTATTATGATGAAATTTGTGACATTAGTTAGTGAGAACGCTCTGTACCTTTGAGATTTTGAGTCtggtgttgttgttttttaaataaattctacatatttattgattaatatgaTTGGTTAATGATTATTATGTCCCTTTCTTTATTTGATGTCAGCACCTGCATCCCtattgattacatttgtacatCCATTTTAATGACATATAATTGTAGTGTAAGACATAGTCATAGCTTGTTCAAATACATAGGGACATATAACAGCGgcacattaatttaattacacaCACGTAAATCGTGTTTACCAGCCCCACGATTTACTTAAACACAATTATAAATTGTTCAGCAATCCTTCCAGATAAATgattgtatattatgtattaactATGTTAATGTATGAATGTCTCTACTACGTGAATAGTCAAAATTAGAAATGGAGTGACATAAAAAGCTACAGTTAAGCAATAAGAAAGTAGCCcttcataaataattcaataaatctGATCTCATGcgatgtaatatatttttttacgtcaattttgtaagttgtttatttattcatgagaAATTATTACTAACTATGTTTCCACCAAGAGGAAAAAACAGGGTGGGTCAGTTAAACATGCTTTAAAGATAAGTACTgttacaataaagaaaaaaacaagtcaCAAAGCTCTTACTTAATTCCTTGTTTTCTTCTGTTTTATACCGTGAGTGGACAAttggcctattttttttttgctgaaggacaatttgccaaagAACATTTTGCCTAACGGACAATTCGCAAAAGAACAATTCGCCGaagaacaatttttgaatttatgacCCAAATTTATCGTTTTGccggaaaaatttaaaaaataaggaaatagggattttttttaaggatttcattataaattagcAACCCACCAACCCAAAAAAATCCAGCAAATAATCCAATGTTAGTACTTTTATCATTAATCATTAGACATTTTACTTAATCAGCGCCTGAGGAggattatatcaatatatgttCTCGGCACAAAAGTTCATCCATGGATgtatttttacaagtttttgtaacttgttaaatttcatattataaagagtataatgaaaaataaaattgtttttaggtAGTTAATAGTACACAATTAATTTTACTAGTTAATTAAcaggaaatataaatatctcaTTAAAAGATGTAAAGTTGcgtgttttatattattttgttgcgATATTTAAGTTGCAATGtacaatattaattcattatttatttttttgtttaacatcaaaaattaaatttttcagcactcatatatatatttttttaataaaataaaaacccttaCCTTAgaatagattttattaattaagctGGTCAAGgtagttttttaaaagaatttttgatttattttatttgatattaaaatgtatgaaaTGTAATGaagtaatcattaaatatttcaaataaaaataaatataatatgaatttttcgacgattcattttttttaaataccttgtgttataaaaaagtaatttagctTATTCCAGACATAATGCCttgaatgaattaataaaatatgaaacccAGAGGAAACAATCtgtatgatataatatatggtCCTTGACatgcattaaattatataaataaacttggTGTTATTGTCTAGAACTGATGTTGGATAAACTCCAAGCTATCATTGTTTTCTTCTGTGTGAGGGATGAGGTACTGTATTTATTAGTCTTTGCTTCGTTTTCCATGTAGAAACGTTTAGTTTGGACTTCTTCAAATTGCCTCTgcttctctttaaaaaattattcgaaagATTAGATACTTTCATTTAGATGAACACTAATTCCATTGAATTgttcaatcagtttttttttttttaatctttgaagTCTAGCCCTAAACATCATTAAATGTCATTCAAAATACTATGAATTACAGCACCATTTCTTTACTCATTGAAGACAAAGTTTTAAATGCTTCTAAGCCTTTAACAACTTGATGAAACTCATCATGTTCACAGACTCGGCTtcagcacaatttttttaatactttcactaattgtgtttttttttttaattactccgTATGATAATTCTATGGaatcaatatttctttaatatatagaataaatctAATTACATTTTGTTGATCAAAGTCATGAAGTGGCCTAGCATTGACAGTCTAGCTACATACCTACTATTCGTAAGTATATTTTGATAGTTATTAAAGGAGatcattattaataactaatgatCGAcagattttttaagaatatatataaggCAATTAAGTAATCATTTGAGActcaaattatgtttaaattaggTATCTACTCGCATTTCAGATTTACTGGAATATTGTTTTTCAGCAAGATCCCcggaagtcatttttttaatttcgggATGAgtaaattttgtgaaatttaatcaatttatttgatggtttaagaagaaatatttttttagactaatCTTGCTTATATATCTGTGAAAGATCCACAATTAGTACAATCCTAAGTTGGATGgtgtagttataattaaaacctCTTTAAAACCTAAGAAAGAAACGGTACTATATCATACACAGAAGTTATAACatctcatttaatttattaaaaaactatttaaatactattaataaaaacatatttgctCTCAACAGAATAAACAATCGATAAATACCAACATAAATAAAACACGAATATAATCTGTAAATACTGTACTAATCAGAATAGGAAGGAGGATCAGGATCACTCTCTATATATCACAAGAATCTAAAAACATATGATAGACTTCCTTGGAATAAGAGCCTTtctgaaatttgaatttgtggtAACTTCCATCCATACAAATAGCGATTATGGAATCTTTATCCGCTCCAAAAGCACAAATACAAGGACTCCCACCAGGCACATCAATGCGACAAAAGCTCCATTCTGAGTTAAAATATTTGGGTACAAAGCTTTTCGATGAAGCTAAGGAGCAGTGTCTATTCATTGTTGAGTCATCGACGGCAAATAAATGAATAGTTCCATGACTAGAAGTAGCACAGATCAAGGATGAATCAGAGTTAAAGTTAATGGAATTTATAGATGCGGGTTGAGAGCCACGACGTAATTCTGACAAAAGTGCACCATCAGATGTACTGAAAATTCGGATGAGTGTTCCTTTATCTGATGCTGTTGCAAGCTTTGTTCCTTGCACGTTCAGAGTAATATAGGTTATACAAGTCTCGTGGGCTTGAATGTCCAATGGGGATCGATCTGTATTGGATAAATCAATTATACGaacaaaaccttttttatacCCAAAGGCCAAATAAGAATTGGATGAACTTGGGCTTAAGCAACAAATTCCTAACGGATTGTGAGTTGTTTCAAAGGAATGTAGTAGCTGCGGATTTGATGTAAATGTATATACTTTCACCATACTGGCTAGAccttaaaagataaatataaattagaaaagttaGACATGCAGTCATTTCTGCTTAACATATGAACAACTGGACTTAACAGATATACTCTGCGATTCtggcattaatatttatttaatgaataatagaATTTGTCAagaagtaattgaaaaaaaatattatgtagtaacGGTTACAAGTTTACAagttaacattaaaataatctttcgAGCCTATATATATCCACAATTTTAATGTAGTTTGTAAGCACAAAAACATTAGATTGTTTagctcaaaataaaaacaagcatGGTACGAGATTATAAATGGAATTTATATAGCCTTGTCTCATTTATcgctatatttatttgataactaaaaaaataattaaatattttttactttgttcatTGTTGCATTTATCGCACATCAAGGCGGATATTTCAATGCTTTCGACTAAgataaaaattcattcaataaattGGTGTACAAGGTCACATAAATTAAACCAAGAAGCCctaaaatatgaagttatatttgttttacGTTTTAAAGATCCTTgggatggaaaaaataaaagactccTGATCTAAAACCATGACATTTGTATTCATACTTTGATATTCCTGGATTTGGTACAAGCTGGACAttagatatttaatttcataattaagaaAATCATTAAACGCGAGGAGTTACTGCAATAAGGATCTTGCAAGATAATAACCCAGTCAATAAATTGGTGAAAAAGGTAACATAAAAGGTGaactaaattttgtataaaagtttttacAGACTAGGTTtaaatttggatgttttttaaaacatcatATATGACTTTAACTTAAAAGGGTTCAATTTGTTTCACGTTTAAGggattaaaaaagataaaagaccCCTGATCCCGAACCTTGACATtgtatgcatatttaaaaaaacttaatctgTGAAATGCACAGAGGTTACTTTACCAATGAGGATTCGATCCCTCTTCAGACGAACCGTCTTTATTTCAGTTGGCAATTCAATGGTAATAACggatttcttattaaaattgtcCCAAATGAGAACCTCTTGAGGATGTGATTCATACACCAGAGCTATAAAATCCGTTCGAAAAAGCATTTCCGCCGTAGTCACTCCGCCTTTTTCTTCATCTTCCCAGGACGATATCTCACGGAGAGGGTCCGAATTGAAGATACGAAACCCTTTACAAGTCCCCACGATGAAGCAGTGGTTATCTTGATTAAACCCGCTAAAAAGGACGCTTTTTCGACTCATACTAGTACTCAATAATCATCTAGAAAGAGAATaaactaaaaaagtaaaaaaaaactttcaattccATAACTAAAACAAGGAAATTAAAATCCACCTATATTAAGCTCAGGTTCAATCTTAAAACATTACGACTGACTGTAGtggatttatttaatattctctTTCATGAGAAACtagacttgtgtttatttcttttttttacgagAATGctcctttttatattaaaggaaaaaaaaagactgggatttcatttcatcattattattaaatttcagttTTTGCATGCATGCCTTAATTGTTTGTGCAGataagataataagtaatatcttGGCTAAAGTATGACTTTTGAATAGCCACAATTTTAAACCACTTTACCTAACACCGTTTATGGACAGAAGGTGAGCCGAACCCCAAAAGATAGAACTTTTTAAGTTACAACTGTCGCCATTTCACATGACTTTACATAAGATGTATGTATTAATGAAAagtaagtgtatttttttttatgaaagtcaTTGGCCCTCTATGATTGctaatatatactaaattgaCTAGCTATGAATCCAGTTGGCAGAACTGATATTTTCTtagcctttttatttatttcacagcTACACAATAGTTAGATGAATGATgtcatttcctttttcttttcttttttccctttttctttctttcttacgAGGATCTCTGCATTGTTGAGACATGTCTACTCAAATCTCCAAAAAAGAGGAAGGTACGTAGCCGATCCCATATTTTAGTAAGGGATGACGGATATCTAACGATCTTCTCTATGCTCAGTTTGTTTCCGACGGCGTTTTCAAAGCCGAGCTCAACGAATTTTTGACGAGAGAGTTAGCTGAGGATGGTTACTCCGGCGTTGAGGTTCGTGTTGCACCCTTACGAACGGAAATTATCATTATGGCTACCAGAACCCAAAATGTTCTTGGAGATAAGGGCCGAAGAATCAGAGAGTTAACCTCTGTTGTGCAGAAGCGCTTCAGTTTCCCTGAAAATAGCGTGGAACTCTATGCCGAAAAGGTGGCCGCTAGAGGACTTTGCGCTATCGCTCAAGCCGAATCCCTCCGATACAAACTTATTGGTGGACTTGCTGTTCGACGTGCATGTTATGGTGTCCTTCGCTACATTATGGAAAGTGGAGCACGAGGCTGCGAAGTCGTCGTCAGTGGAAAACTTCGTGGACAAAGAGCCAAGTCAATGAAATTCGTTGATGGTCTCATGATTCATTCTGGAGACCCATGTAACGACTACGTCGACACTGCCTGTCGGCACGTTCTTCTTCGTCAAGGTATTCTAATACTCAATCTTGATAACATCCGTGTTCCAacatccaatattttttaggtGTCTTGGGTATCAAGGTTAAAATCATGTTGCCCTTCGATGTCACTGGCAAGAGTGGACCTCGTAAGCCTCTGCCTGACACTGTTTCGGTTGCTGAGCCCAAGGAAGAAGACATTCCCGCCAATCCTTTCTCAGAGCCTAAGGCCGCTAAACCAGAGGCTCAAGTTGTTATGTAGATACTACTCTCAACCTAtatcatgaaataaatatttaaaacctatttttccattattatttcacttAAATGTCAAGGAAGTATTTTgttacaatatttattcattttaattgcaTACTCCATCGTATATCGTCTGTGCAATGTAGTAGTTTTATTTAACATTGCCTGATTGAAGACATGTTAAAggggaattcatattttttgaagcaaTTAATGATTGCAAATTGTGCAAAAGATTGTAATTTGGTACTCAGTAGCATACCAGGCTCTTCTATatagtacataattattttattagctaGGTAATCCGTATgaatatgtaacaaaaaaaagtggctGTGTAAATTAAAATCtgttaatttcatataaataatttttggctGATGAAATAACGATAAGACTCAGAATCCAAAAATCAGAAGGTTTGCACAAATATTAGTATAGCTACAGGTCCTTACGATGCGAGGTTTTATTATAGTTCATATTAACAAGTTGCGTGCGAGTTGACCCATCAGTGGgtcgttaaaaaaatttcacaaactTAACAAACATTGTATAAATGggagaattttaattttttcttttcgtcattaatttttaaaacataagaGCATACATATGAACAGAAATAATTGAAGAGCAGTCCAGTACATATATTAAGGTgtcccataaaattaaaattaattgttcaGAAATGCCTACcctcaattttatttctatttgatcGTAGCtactcaattatgaaaaaaaaaatctcgacGAGAGCTTAAAGTCAATTGGATGACTTTTTCGTAGGGTGGATCGGGAAATTTGCATTCTAATAATGATTGCACAAAAAAGTacttattataactattttcaCTATTAGTAAATAGATGCATGTCTGTTGTGTAAACCTTTGGTATGTCTAACTTGAAGTATCTCCAAGTAATTTAGTAAGACGTGTTTCAACTTTCTTCGGTCCATCCCACTCTATATAAAGTGATAATGTTgagtttatctttcaaaattgataaataataggattatttttacttaatattgcaataaattatttttttttttttgatatattttattttcagtgtTATATTTTACTTCCAGGATATATATTCTAGTGTTCATGAACGCAACTTAGTAGGAATTACTTTCGTGCCTCATCTGTTGTAATTAAACCAAGGAAGTATTTTGCAAACTGTTGAAGAATATCTCAGCTGTAACATTAACTGCTTTAagctttgacaatttttttggggtTCAATTCAACCAGAATTACTATCCCAAAAAGATAGATcttcaccaaaaaaatatagttatcactagatttaaaaacattcaCACACCAAACCAAGAACCATCAAATGCTTCATTCGATGTAACATATCTTTTGCCATGTCCCGAGATATtgtcattattcaaattttcgaCCATTTGTTCTTTAGTTTCTTGATCAACATCATCATTGAAGAATGTAAGGGCAAtcattcaaatacataaatgatgattaattttctttcaggtagcttttgatattttttcgtaAGCTTTCACTGGTTTTAACtatcataattcattatattGTGCTTTGACTGCTAAAATACATTGAAGGCAAGGCTTATCGTATATTGTTACAATCAATGaacataaaacatatatataataatcctAATTTatcgtctttttttattttaaggtgGTAActtaataaggatattttcagaGTATAATTGCTCTGATCATCCAACCAGCTTGGTACATGGCACAGGgaggaatatttttaaataattgtctccacctaaaaatataatatatagttctATGATCTCCATGTAATCATCTCACACAATTTCTTTTGATAGTTCAGTGCAACgataatattcttataaatcttaaatttcTAAATGTGATAAGTTACTGTGTACTAGGGATTGTGAGGAGTCTATTTTGAAGGaatctatatttttccaattatctattgattttgaaaagaaaactcTCGTGACTCTTAAGAAAACCTGTTGTCTtagagaacttttttttttttttttcatatttgagtatttGAGatcaaatcgaaaaaaaatcggaggtatacatttacaatttttgagaaaaaaaattatgttatatttcaTGAGACACACTAATATATAACaatcaataatgttttttcttatataattctgattcgtctaaaatattgtatatgctCTTTGAACTTCTTTTGCACAGTTCATTATTTTCACGTCTTTAGGCTaagattcatctaatgtaatttaatataagtCAACGTTTTGGAGAGGGTTATGtaattttctttagaataaactaGAAacttaaactattaattaaaaccaatgTATCTGAATCATTattatgctctaaaaaaatgtaagttattttaaaacaaaaatacataaccctaatCATCTACGCAGGCTGTCATtaaattattagtgttgggtttcggtctagAAATCCTAggccggtctgagaccgttatattttttgtttgaccgaactaattcggtccaaaaaacagataaattgtttataagatgacataatttgttttttcaagtacaatgacgttatacgaagtttaaacagagttTCAACAAGAGTAttgatattctatattttttcatcgaggttacgtgaatcctgaacattgtttttgtttacattttatttcaaacgTCTTGCCtactccttttctttttaatctctTTAGAAATAATCAGTATATTTCCAAATCCCATAAATTCTAGTACTGACATAGTGGAACCTGCAAATCCCGCAACTCAAGAGATACGTACCTAATGTGCCTCGCACACGACGTGTTGCaagcatttataatttttggtaataaagaaactcttaaattaaatttgtttttaaaattaatcaattttgactTAAGTAACATTGAACCCatgtattcaaaaatactaTGGCATAGATCTCGTATGGTCATTGAAATAACTATgactttaattcaaatttatcaattgcatacttattcaaaaaatatttatttatcacaaaataattttatttcataatcataAACTTGGATTACGTTTAATATCGAAATAAAATCCTTACCAAACTACATTTCTTTTGATATATCACAGATATTGTATATTGACACACTCATATATATCACTTTCGGGTAGACGAGGTGGCCGAGTGGTTAAGGCGTTGGACTGCTAATCCAATGTGCTCTGCACGCGTGGGTTCGAATCCCATCCTCGTCGGCATTATTTTAGTTTAGTCCATATGATtcttatatctttattttttcaaaatatttaaaagcctTTCAATTCAACGATACTGATTCAAATCTTTCATAATCCAATacatatgaatgaaataatattaagtaatatttatcaCTAGTAGATAAAATGTTTTAGACCAATTAAAGAATCGATGTCTTTTAACTTCTCTTTTGAAACGTCATTATACTTCAACTGagcataaaatatgtatagtttGAGCAGTACATATTATTGGTTAGAAATTGATAACTGactaattaaactttttttttaagaataaggTAACTcaactattattgttattatggaCTAAGATCTCATTAGCTACAGTGAGAGGAAATGCTAAATGTTTAGCGCCCATACATAACAAATTTTGataagcatatttaaaaaaacacatttctatattatataaagcGTTTTCTCTTGCATCATcctaaattgcattataattgaatgaaggAGATGCGATCTTAGGGAGAAAATGTTGATATAATTACTACataaatcaacaaatttccagaaaatcttgatgaaacttcatataaatataaagacttAATACCAGTATTGAATATTACTTAATGTGACTGATAAACagtcatatttgaattaaatcaaagtaataattCCTAAAGATTGCTTTAAAATGTGTGTTGTGTTTTCTATCGAGGGATtagggataaaaaaattaggaaaataagagaaaaataaatctaatttccATACGGAAATAACGGAAAAAATAactgtataacgatgtaataacatatttttaatacattttagggtgaTATACAATGAAGGCTTATCAATAGACAATGCCACTGTGGTACTTATGCACCCCTTTTTAATTTCTCATATACACCACAAATAAAGCTAACAATATGTGTAACTGCATACGCAACCAAGGTTAATTTGTATAAGGTGTGTCGATGAGAGATATCTctgcttttgtttacaattgtactggctattttgatgacgtcacagaggaggaaattcaaatttatataactaattgtattaatacatcatttaatagtatttaatttccttattcGACAATTCCTACATTGTTATCCTCCGACGATTAcggtactaaaattaattttaaaaaatagattaaaagctattttgaataataaaaaaataaaaaatagttcacaacatacattttcaaataaatatagtatggCGAAGAAATCAATGAAACATTATgaataagtggatattatgcTCTAAACATGAAATGCTCGTTTGAAAAAgataaactaataataacatcttaatttttcattcatcttgaatataataaaaatagagttcAATGCAATTATCTCGCTAATATAACCAAATATGATGCCTTGAATAAGCCTCTTTTGCCTTGTAATTTTGACTATTCTTTCtagagataaatatatattttaataactaggGAAATCAAGTTTTCTAAACCATCCCCATAGCatgaaatagttaataatactgaccaataatagttatttaactaataatatgaataattttgaagtcTCAACATGCCTGACAAGAATTTCGATAACAAATTAGTATTTGCAagtccaaaataaaaccgaatgaatcaaataatcgaaatataattttggatttgtacattttaaatattgtcttcAATGAAACAACTTATAAATAGCTCCTATGGCACACacatagtaatttattaatttttataaagattccAAATTTTCgaaagagtaatattccaatatgctGACAAGCAATTTAGCTGCTTAGAAGAGAATCCCTGAGTCAATAAGTTTGGTAATTGCAACgacatttaaatattctaataaaatctaCAATCAGTTAGgaagtcacttatattttttaacacatattCACTTAATAGTTCccaataagtatttataagcaATAATATGCTTTGCTCACAAAactatcaagaaaagaaaagcacattatctttaaagtCTAAAATTATCTTCCActtgtaataagtaataaatcaaTCTCTAATCAGGGGCGAGGCTTAAAATGggcaggttatataattatccatagaGACCATACATTTCTACATCAAGGacacttatcaatgaaatagttttcttagggTAGAACTggtcataatatgtataataaaactaggcaatataAAGATAGATTTTtgtttgtaatagttaatttattgtcgtCACTATGACAAACAGAatttataacgatgtaataacataattttaatatgtaaaggGTAATTCAAAACGAgcagtttttggattgtagaaataaaaaaacataaaatattatattatggtcgaaactttattatgaaccgaaaaaacaattctttacaattatttctagaaaataattcccttcatatgttggccgcaactggtCTTTAAATGGTACATTCTTTCGTGCCAATTTTTatgacgcgttcgagcattgtgaccggaatctcacgaataacttgctcaatatttgcttccaatgcttcaatcgtcactggtttatccacatagacttttgttTTTACGTatccccaaagaaaaaagtccaaggGTGTGATATTACACGATCTTGGTGGTcaattcaccgggccaaaacgtgaaattaattgctcaccaaaatgatgcCCCAATAAGTCCTTTGCTACGCACGCTGTGTGGTAAGTGGtaccgtcttgttggaaccaaatatcgtggagaccatgtgcttcaatttgaggtaccaaaaagtctGTTCCATGGCGCGATAACGTTCGCCGTTGACGGTAACGTagttaagggtgataattttggtaagaatagaaaagcgtgcgagcagaagagaagaaatacttatggcatcattgattaaataatatacatcttcttctatcaatcaagaacgtcatcattcccgcctttattattcaatattaatataatattagatggtgatagtcgatagagaactgaataaaatgcctaaaataacgtcgccttctgtctggatttctgaaaatggaggcccaggaatttgggaattacttaccagatgagaaacagatggtttgtcggatttgtcgaaataaatgtgcctttggtctcctatctagaattacacgccactcattattctcatctcatatcaagagaatggatattcatctaaaaaatcaagttaatgatgaatacatcaagtcagactttaactct harbors:
- the LOC121119532 gene encoding WD repeat domain phosphoinositide-interacting protein 3 — its product is MSRKSVLFSGFNQDNHCFIVGTCKGFRIFNSDPLREISSWEDEEKGGVTTAEMLFRTDFIALVYESHPQEVLIWDNFNKKSVITIELPTEIKTVRLKRDRILIGLASMVKVYTFTSNPQLLHSFETTHNPLGICCLSPSSSNSYLAFGYKKGFVRIIDLSNTDRSPLDIQAHETCITYITLNVQGTKLATASDKGTLIRIFSTSDGALLSELRRGSQPASINSINFNSDSSLICATSSHGTIHLFAVDDSTMNRHCSLASSKSFVPKYFNSEWSFCRIDVPGGSPCICAFGADKDSIIAICMDGSYHKFKFQKGSYSKEVYHMFLDSCDI
- the RpS3 gene encoding small ribosomal subunit protein uS3A produces the protein MATRTQNVLGDKGRRIRELTSVVQKRFSFPENSVELYAEKVAARGLCAIAQAESLRYKLIGGLAVRRACYGVLRYIMESGARGCEVVVSGKLRGQRAKSMKFVDGLMIHSGDPCNDYVDTACRHVLLRQGVLGIKVKIMLPFDVTGKSGPRKPLPDTVSVAEPKEEDIPANPFSEPKAAKPEAQVVM